A genomic region of Bacteroidia bacterium contains the following coding sequences:
- a CDS encoding DEAD/DEAH box helicase family protein gives MNLYLQNIVEYIPFSSLTTYWQDVDLHTFSIDIELHGYQQKGLENAIKALHLYYEKLNQDKKQLFNYYKNNGLSENLDLIFKDKDAHKYKVFNEYSTEFPIERNSIPFWSFINRMSFWMATGSGKTVILIKLISILGQLMKEGTIPKQDILFLTCREDLIEQFKAHIQKFNEYPGNLHIHCYSLKEYDSIKQQNNPSKPKQIDVFYYRSDLVSDIQKDKIIDFRNYENQGKWYILLDEAHKGDKEESKRQFYYSIMARKGFMFNFSATFTDKIDFATCVFNFNLERLIQNGYGKKIFISQADISALENKNKEEEFSAQKKQEIILKVFILHTYLRKLKNEVGDLYYHNPLIVTLVNSVNTEDSDLYMLFKLVEDVALHKVSAEVLESAKKSLISDLRSGTYQFDRSPFVVDENRIYSIDLKDILENVLNAKIHGNIEVLKIPGNKKEIAFKLTTSDVPFALIKIGDITEWIKNKLKDYVITERVENESLFRKINDRRSEIQILMGSRTFYEGWDSDRPNILLYVNIGKGKDAQKFVLQSIGRGVRICPFAPYRMRLRILQQNKMVQNDLFEYLNLYAQPLESLFVYGTKANNLIEVVNALKIYTGECMLLSFEVNPDIQKEELLIPTYTKIVLNEPVPSGILSTYFLIHSEDLALLENYCNYLGKKILLAKFDLTLPLVQKLFEALNHKQKYFKVNNAETYKIQVPEKLVSKVIQFLKLQTEVLREFKPLEEEIVHFKYICANVNVSRRLRELIDKVKKYPIKPEALQILDEQFDKGEISRQDYIHNIKKLESEYPQQIEAPPLVIRYVDHHYYVPLCLSDDEKVDYIKHIIKTKSEFRFIQDLEHYLSCQDNLFNQLDKWYFSKIDETLDSVYIPYYEPKSNSIQKFKPDFIFWLWKGKEYTILFIDPKGTEHTAAYRKIDGYKKLFEFDNKPKIFEFNGYQVKVLLKCRTEDILAVPNEYAPYWFEDIKDMLAWTSEPHTNL, from the coding sequence ATGAACCTATACCTTCAAAACATTGTAGAGTACATTCCTTTTAGCAGCTTAACCACCTATTGGCAAGATGTAGACTTGCATACTTTTTCTATAGATATTGAGTTACATGGCTATCAACAAAAAGGTTTAGAAAATGCAATTAAAGCTTTGCACTTATATTACGAAAAACTAAACCAAGATAAAAAACAGCTTTTTAACTACTACAAAAATAACGGTTTAAGTGAAAATTTAGACTTGATTTTTAAGGATAAGGATGCCCACAAATACAAAGTTTTTAACGAATATAGCACAGAATTCCCTATTGAACGCAATTCTATTCCTTTCTGGTCTTTTATCAACCGAATGAGCTTTTGGATGGCTACGGGAAGCGGTAAAACGGTCATTCTAATCAAGCTGATTAGTATACTTGGTCAGCTGATGAAAGAAGGCACTATTCCTAAGCAGGATATTCTTTTTCTCACTTGTAGAGAAGATCTTATTGAACAGTTCAAAGCGCATATACAAAAGTTTAATGAGTATCCAGGCAATTTACATATCCATTGCTATTCACTCAAAGAATATGATAGCATAAAACAACAAAATAATCCCTCAAAACCTAAGCAAATAGACGTTTTTTACTACCGCAGTGACTTAGTTTCAGATATTCAAAAAGATAAAATTATAGACTTTCGGAACTATGAAAATCAAGGTAAATGGTACATTCTTTTAGATGAAGCCCACAAAGGCGATAAAGAGGAAAGCAAACGGCAGTTTTATTACTCTATAATGGCAAGAAAAGGTTTTATGTTCAACTTTTCTGCTACATTTACCGATAAAATAGACTTTGCTACTTGTGTATTTAACTTCAATTTAGAAAGGCTGATTCAAAACGGCTATGGTAAAAAAATTTTTATCTCCCAAGCGGATATTTCCGCATTAGAGAATAAAAATAAAGAGGAAGAATTTTCTGCTCAAAAGAAACAAGAGATTATACTCAAAGTTTTTATACTCCATACCTACTTACGCAAATTGAAAAATGAGGTAGGGGACTTGTACTATCACAATCCACTTATAGTAACGCTTGTAAACTCTGTAAATACAGAAGACTCTGACTTGTACATGCTTTTCAAACTAGTAGAAGATGTTGCTTTACATAAAGTTTCAGCAGAAGTGTTGGAAAGTGCCAAAAAAAGCTTAATTTCTGACCTACGTTCAGGAACTTATCAATTTGATAGAAGTCCCTTTGTGGTAGATGAAAACAGGATATACAGTATTGATTTGAAGGATATTTTAGAAAATGTACTCAACGCCAAAATACATGGTAATATAGAAGTGCTTAAAATACCTGGTAATAAAAAAGAAATTGCTTTTAAGCTCACTACTAGCGATGTACCTTTTGCGCTTATCAAAATTGGTGATATCACAGAGTGGATAAAAAATAAGCTCAAAGATTACGTCATTACTGAAAGGGTAGAAAACGAAAGCTTATTTAGAAAGATTAACGATAGGCGTTCAGAGATACAAATTTTAATGGGTTCTCGCACTTTTTACGAAGGTTGGGATAGCGACAGACCAAATATTCTGCTATATGTCAATATCGGAAAAGGAAAGGATGCACAAAAATTTGTACTTCAATCTATTGGCAGGGGAGTAAGAATATGTCCTTTTGCGCCCTACCGCATGCGGTTAAGGATTTTACAGCAAAATAAGATGGTTCAAAACGATTTGTTTGAATATCTCAATTTATATGCACAGCCGTTAGAAAGTTTATTTGTCTATGGCACTAAGGCAAATAACCTTATTGAAGTGGTCAATGCCCTCAAAATATACACAGGAGAGTGTATGCTTTTATCTTTTGAAGTTAACCCTGATATACAAAAAGAAGAACTTCTTATTCCTACTTATACAAAAATTGTCCTTAATGAACCTGTACCAAGTGGGATTTTATCTACCTACTTTTTAATACACAGCGAAGATTTAGCTTTGTTAGAGAACTATTGCAACTATTTAGGTAAAAAAATTCTACTAGCCAAATTTGACCTTACTTTGCCCTTAGTCCAAAAACTTTTTGAAGCACTAAACCACAAGCAAAAATACTTTAAGGTAAATAACGCAGAAACTTACAAAATACAAGTCCCTGAAAAACTTGTCAGCAAAGTCATACAATTTTTAAAACTTCAAACCGAAGTACTAAGAGAATTTAAACCTTTGGAAGAAGAGATTGTTCATTTTAAGTATATTTGTGCAAATGTAAATGTATCTCGCAGATTGAGGGAATTGATAGATAAAGTCAAAAAATATCCTATAAAACCAGAAGCATTGCAAATTTTAGATGAACAGTTTGACAAAGGAGAGATAAGCAGACAAGACTACATTCATAATATCAAGAAACTAGAAAGCGAATATCCGCAGCAGATAGAAGCTCCACCGTTAGTTATACGCTATGTTGACCATCATTACTACGTTCCTCTATGTTTATCTGATGATGAAAAAGTAGATTACATCAAGCACATTATCAAAACAAAAAGTGAATTTAGATTTATACAGGATTTAGAACATTATTTGTCTTGTCAGGACAACCTTTTCAATCAGTTGGATAAGTGGTATTTTTCCAAAATAGATGAAACATTAGATAGTGTTTATATCCCTTACTATGAACCTAAGTCCAATAGTATTCAAAAATTCAAGCCTGATTTTATATTTTGGCTATGGAAAGGTAAGGAATATACCATTCTTTTTATAGACCCAAAAGGCACAGAGCATACCGCTGCTTACCGTAAAATTGATGGATACAAAAAATTATTTGAATTTGACAATAAACCTAAAATATTTGAATTCAACGGCTACCAAGTAAAAGTGCTGCTCAAATGCAGAACAGAGGATATTTTGGCTGTACCTAATGAATATGCCCCTTATTGGTTTGAAGATATAAAGGATATGCTAGCATGGACTTCAGAACCACATACGAATTTGTAG
- a CDS encoding DUF4411 family protein produces the protein MNKNMSNCSYLLDTNVFIDAFNKYYSFDFGMVFWNFLEKKASQKIICSIAKVLYEIKQREDALKEWTIKHFDKYFHPTNDNTTLKAYKNVAVCVKNKTKLSSRNDAYYTPNALNAFLAENKADAWLIAYAYSHSQKLCIVTLEKPGGSKKVSIPDVCKDLGIPCIDTFQMLRNLNFKF, from the coding sequence ATGAATAAAAACATGTCTAATTGTAGTTATCTACTGGATACAAACGTATTTATTGATGCTTTTAATAAATACTATTCGTTTGATTTTGGTATGGTATTTTGGAATTTTTTAGAAAAAAAAGCCAGTCAAAAAATAATTTGCTCTATTGCTAAAGTATTATACGAAATTAAACAAAGAGAGGATGCACTGAAAGAATGGACAATAAAACATTTTGACAAATACTTTCATCCTACAAACGATAATACTACTCTAAAAGCATACAAAAATGTCGCAGTGTGTGTAAAAAACAAGACAAAATTGAGCTCAAGAAATGATGCATATTATACTCCAAATGCACTTAATGCTTTTCTTGCCGAAAACAAGGCTGATGCTTGGCTTATTGCGTATGCTTACAGTCACAGTCAAAAATTATGCATAGTTACTCTTGAAAAACCTGGAGGAAGTAAAAAAGTCTCTATTCCTGATGTTTGTAAGGATTTAGGTATTCCTTGTATAGATACATTTCAAATGCTTAGAAACCTCAACTTTAAATTTTAA
- a CDS encoding ImmA/IrrE family metallo-endopeptidase: protein MRKTKISVYSRDVLKELAVQYPDKWNKVQSKNKEKWLMGTDFPTYKQLVDISKAFKIPFGYLFLDSLPKIDLPVIHFRTLRPQDKNEPSEQLKEAILLIKKYQEWTKDFLIEWGSEPLPFAGKYTTTTPIEEVVQKMREILGVRTTWAALQISWQKAFNYLVSTFEKAGIYVSVSTLAEDNTHSQLTAPEVRGFVLYDEYAPFVFVNNNDFLSAKIFTLMHELAHILVGQSASFDLAYLQTHENEVEKFCNQCAAEFLVPTAEIEPIQDINEETYQILAKRFKVSPLLIARRLLDLKRITQTEYKKFFQIYQETTPKKRSNTSKANFYKMAVLRYGKKFLQTLKYAYQAEHLSERDLCHLLNLNLSTVHKLFEKV, encoded by the coding sequence ATGAGAAAGACGAAAATTTCTGTATATAGTAGAGATGTACTCAAAGAATTAGCGGTACAATATCCTGATAAGTGGAATAAGGTTCAATCTAAAAACAAAGAAAAATGGCTTATGGGAACTGATTTTCCTACTTATAAGCAATTAGTAGATATTTCCAAGGCTTTTAAGATTCCCTTCGGCTACTTATTTTTAGATTCTTTACCAAAAATAGACCTTCCAGTAATACATTTTAGAACCCTCAGACCACAAGATAAAAATGAGCCATCAGAGCAGCTAAAAGAAGCTATCTTATTGATTAAAAAATATCAAGAATGGACAAAAGATTTTTTAATAGAATGGGGAAGTGAACCCTTACCTTTTGCAGGTAAATATACAACTACTACACCTATTGAGGAGGTAGTACAAAAAATGCGAGAAATTTTAGGAGTGCGAACAACTTGGGCGGCTTTACAGATATCTTGGCAAAAAGCTTTTAACTACCTAGTTAGTACTTTTGAAAAAGCAGGAATATACGTATCTGTTAGTACATTAGCAGAGGATAATACTCATTCTCAACTAACAGCACCAGAGGTTAGGGGTTTTGTATTGTATGATGAGTATGCACCATTTGTATTTGTAAATAATAATGACTTTTTGTCTGCGAAGATATTTACACTGATGCATGAATTAGCCCATATTTTGGTTGGACAAAGCGCTTCTTTTGATTTAGCTTATTTACAAACTCATGAAAATGAGGTAGAAAAATTCTGTAATCAGTGTGCAGCTGAGTTCTTAGTACCTACAGCAGAAATTGAACCTATACAGGATATAAATGAAGAAACTTACCAAATTTTAGCTAAACGGTTCAAAGTTAGTCCTTTGCTTATTGCGCGCAGATTGTTAGATCTAAAGCGCATAACACAGACAGAATACAAGAAATTTTTTCAAATTTACCAAGAAACTACACCTAAAAAGCGAAGTAATACTTCAAAAGCAAACTTCTATAAAATGGCTGTTCTTCGGTATGGAAAAAAATTTCTCCAAACTCTTAAATATGCCTACCAAGCTGAGCACTTATCTGAAAGAGATTTGTGCCACCTGCTTAACTTAAATCTAAGTACGGTTCATAAACTATTTGAGAAAGTATGA
- a CDS encoding site-specific DNA-methyltransferase — protein sequence MSKEQLFYQTLQDIFIGAEVEGKGGFIKLMRIKSKYYKRIEDLLKADINQRLERYPSFREELFDKLYTFFKYYFAENGSIYFNQTSFHNNIYEKVYSNEKDIVLFWKTQMLYYVKTDRIFRSMPIEIDNLSFFFDASTIENKKANEKRSLIYSLKEVKTEGYNEIIVFEVLYAEKGRVTPIEDILKGLKKYKIKITEEQLERAFRIFERQAEVDYFIHKNAKAFLQEQFKLWLYQYYWQGAEYWHVERVNQLQILKDIAFKIIDFIAQFEDELVKIWNKPKFVKNSHYVITLDRIAAQPSSTQVLQKIVQHPNVHKQVEEWQKLEMVPQTFNIDDIFVHNLIDQPQISLKPEYQFLPIDTHYFKDIEQDILALFSDLDNSLDGWLIKSENYQALNTLLPKFKNKVQTIYIDPPFNLDNSTQFLYNTNYKDSTWATLLENRIRIAKEWLNEKGSIFVRCDYNGNWIVRPLLDDIFGRENFRNELILRKVNYQGTNVPDRFNPACESLYFFSCSNEIKFKQIFKEREREAKWINAVSPKENKNANYIVIEGRTFIAPKNSHWRFSQEKFNTLNLEKRIRINEDYAYIDVLGNPQRGIPQYLEAEYTPIDSNWTDISSYSFGWNFSTENSESILNRVIQSTSQSGDYVMDFFLGSGTTVAVAHKLGRKWIGIEMGAHFYTVVLPRMKKVLFYDKSGISQDNEVKAHYNAKQAGGFFKYYELEQYEETLEQTVYQDYDLFSTSKSAYEQYVFLKDEKLLKAVELDESNKVIKVDLNKIYSDIDLAECISLIRGKWIKAIKADKVVLENGEEYSLEDIDFTLIKPFIWWE from the coding sequence ATGAGCAAAGAGCAATTATTTTATCAAACCTTGCAAGATATATTTATAGGGGCAGAAGTAGAAGGTAAAGGCGGATTTATCAAATTGATGCGCATCAAATCTAAGTACTACAAAAGAATTGAAGACCTTCTCAAAGCAGATATCAATCAACGGCTTGAACGGTATCCTAGCTTCCGCGAAGAGCTCTTTGACAAACTCTATACCTTCTTCAAATACTATTTTGCTGAAAATGGTAGTATATACTTCAATCAAACTTCTTTTCATAACAACATTTATGAAAAAGTGTATTCTAATGAAAAAGATATCGTACTCTTTTGGAAAACGCAAATGCTTTATTACGTCAAAACCGATAGGATATTCCGTTCTATGCCCATAGAAATAGATAATTTATCTTTTTTCTTTGACGCTTCTACGATTGAAAACAAAAAAGCTAACGAAAAACGAAGTCTTATTTATAGTCTTAAAGAAGTAAAGACCGAAGGCTACAATGAAATTATAGTTTTTGAAGTTCTTTATGCTGAAAAAGGTAGAGTAACTCCCATAGAGGATATTCTCAAAGGGCTTAAAAAGTATAAAATTAAAATCACCGAAGAGCAATTAGAGCGTGCTTTTCGCATTTTTGAACGCCAAGCCGAGGTAGATTATTTTATTCACAAAAATGCCAAAGCTTTTTTGCAAGAACAGTTCAAATTATGGCTATATCAATACTACTGGCAAGGTGCAGAATATTGGCACGTTGAAAGAGTAAATCAATTGCAAATTCTCAAAGACATTGCTTTCAAAATTATTGACTTTATTGCTCAATTTGAAGATGAATTAGTCAAAATATGGAATAAACCTAAATTTGTTAAAAACAGCCATTATGTTATTACGCTGGATAGAATTGCTGCGCAGCCTTCATCTACTCAGGTATTACAAAAAATTGTACAGCACCCTAACGTACATAAACAAGTAGAAGAATGGCAAAAGCTAGAAATGGTACCTCAAACCTTTAATATTGATGACATTTTTGTGCATAACTTGATAGACCAGCCCCAAATAAGCTTAAAACCTGAATACCAATTTTTGCCGATTGACACGCATTACTTCAAAGATATAGAGCAAGATATTTTAGCTCTGTTTAGCGATTTGGATAATAGCTTAGATGGGTGGCTGATAAAAAGTGAAAATTACCAAGCTCTAAACACTCTTTTACCTAAATTCAAAAACAAGGTACAAACTATTTACATTGACCCACCTTTTAATTTGGATAATTCTACACAATTTTTATACAACACAAATTACAAAGACTCCACTTGGGCAACCTTGTTAGAAAACCGCATTCGTATTGCCAAAGAGTGGCTTAATGAAAAAGGTTCTATTTTTGTCCGCTGCGATTACAACGGCAACTGGATAGTTAGACCCCTGCTAGATGATATATTTGGAAGGGAAAATTTTAGAAATGAACTTATCTTACGTAAAGTTAATTACCAAGGTACAAATGTACCTGACAGGTTCAATCCTGCATGTGAGTCCTTATATTTTTTCAGTTGCAGCAACGAAATAAAATTTAAACAGATATTCAAAGAAAGGGAAAGAGAAGCAAAATGGATAAATGCAGTATCTCCGAAGGAAAATAAAAATGCAAATTATATTGTAATTGAAGGTAGAACGTTTATTGCGCCTAAAAATAGTCATTGGAGGTTTTCTCAGGAAAAATTTAATACATTAAATCTAGAAAAAAGAATTAGAATCAATGAAGATTATGCTTACATTGATGTTTTGGGTAATCCACAAAGAGGAATTCCTCAATACTTAGAAGCAGAGTATACTCCTATTGACTCAAACTGGACAGATATCTCAAGCTATTCATTTGGGTGGAATTTTTCAACGGAAAACTCAGAGTCTATCTTAAATCGTGTCATTCAATCTACTTCACAATCTGGGGATTATGTAATGGACTTTTTTCTCGGTTCAGGTACGACTGTGGCTGTGGCGCACAAGTTAGGTAGAAAATGGATAGGTATAGAGATGGGGGCACATTTTTACACAGTGGTTTTACCTCGTATGAAAAAAGTTTTGTTTTATGACAAATCAGGCATATCACAGGATAATGAGGTCAAAGCACATTACAATGCCAAGCAAGCAGGTGGGTTTTTCAAATACTATGAGTTAGAACAGTATGAGGAAACCTTAGAGCAAACTGTATATCAGGATTATGACTTATTTTCAACAAGCAAATCTGCTTACGAACAATATGTATTTTTGAAAGATGAGAAACTACTTAAAGCCGTAGAGTTAGACGAGAGCAACAAAGTCATTAAAGTAGACTTGAATAAAATATATTCTGATATTGACCTTGCAGAATGTATCTCCCTCATTCGAGGTAAATGGATAAAGGCAATTAAAGCTGACAAAGTAGTGTTAGAAAACGGCGAAGAGTATTCTCTTGAAGATATAGACTTTACTTTAATAAAGCCATTTATTTGGTGGGAATGA
- a CDS encoding leucine-rich repeat domain-containing protein: MKHVTAFIFVIAVLVRLCIAQSALLDSAALAKQPWIDNLKDALKNPEKVYKLTLSANKLKTLPPEIGKLTALQQLNLSYNELSTLPSEIGQLKNLQAIILTGNRFTEFPTQLYELRKLQLISLSENSLTKIPVEIGVLSELEWLGLGDNYLTELPENIGVLTKLKRLNVANNQLNTLPKSIENLAHLIELSATGNQFTEIPKEVFKLKNLQVLSFARNRIKEIPDEIANLKHLIKLYLFENEISEINPAIFKLKKLQVLSLSNNQIKKIPDEIGELGELTWLGLNHNQCNYVPKSIGKLSKLEKLYLHNNLIYELPVEISKLTKLTKINISKNRISVLPMEISYLKQLRELYIYDNPILPAQIEYLKAVMHKCKIDDEP, translated from the coding sequence ATGAAGCATGTTACTGCTTTCATATTCGTAATAGCAGTTTTAGTTCGGTTGTGTATTGCTCAGAGCGCGTTATTAGATTCTGCGGCTTTGGCTAAACAACCTTGGATAGATAATCTTAAAGATGCTCTAAAAAATCCTGAAAAGGTTTACAAGCTCACACTTTCTGCAAACAAATTAAAAACTTTACCGCCTGAAATTGGAAAACTAACAGCTTTGCAGCAGCTCAACCTTTCCTACAATGAGCTTTCTACACTACCTTCCGAAATTGGTCAGCTCAAAAATTTACAAGCCATTATTTTGACAGGAAATAGATTCACAGAATTTCCTACACAACTTTATGAATTGCGAAAATTACAGTTGATTAGTCTGTCTGAAAATAGTTTGACTAAAATTCCTGTGGAAATTGGTGTGCTATCTGAATTAGAATGGCTAGGGCTTGGAGATAATTACTTAACAGAGCTACCTGAAAATATCGGAGTATTGACAAAATTGAAACGGCTAAATGTGGCAAATAATCAATTAAACACTTTACCTAAAAGTATAGAAAACCTTGCTCATCTGATAGAATTAAGCGCTACAGGCAACCAGTTTACAGAGATTCCCAAAGAAGTCTTTAAGCTCAAAAACTTACAAGTACTAAGCTTTGCTCGCAATCGGATTAAAGAGATTCCTGATGAAATTGCAAATCTGAAACATTTAATCAAGTTATATTTATTTGAGAATGAGATTAGTGAAATTAACCCGGCTATTTTTAAGCTTAAAAAGTTACAGGTATTGAGTTTGTCCAATAATCAAATAAAAAAAATTCCTGATGAAATAGGGGAATTGGGTGAGCTTACTTGGTTAGGTTTAAATCACAATCAATGTAACTATGTTCCGAAATCTATCGGCAAGTTGAGTAAATTAGAAAAACTATACTTGCATAACAATTTAATTTATGAGCTTCCTGTGGAAATTTCTAAATTGACTAAATTGACCAAAATTAACATTAGCAAAAATCGTATTTCTGTTTTACCTATGGAAATTTCTTACTTAAAGCAGCTCAGGGAGTTGTATATTTATGATAATCCTATTTTACCTGCTCAAATAGAATATCTCAAAGCTGTTATGCACAAGTGCAAAATAGACGATGAGCCATAA
- the murB gene encoding UDP-N-acetylmuramate dehydrogenase, whose product MKSYQLEEIRSFFRGSIKYNEPMSKHTTLKIGGEADYFFEPVDKQDVIELVQYHYKNGLPYFVLGKGSNILVSDRGIRGSVIAIRDTLSYLQVEGEYVTVGAGYNLPRLVLDVIEMGFEGIESLGGVPGTVGGAVIMNAGAYQREIFDVITRVECLRAGKHLNLTRDEVSFGYRQTDLRDSVILEITMHLKKTNDIEKIKQKRKVLLEKRYQTQPLNKPNAGSIFKNPPNDYAGRLIEACGLKGFQIGGAKVSPKHANFLINENNATAADMIALIEKVRTCVFEKFNVLLELEVQLVGEGF is encoded by the coding sequence ATGAAAAGCTATCAGTTGGAAGAGATACGTTCTTTTTTTAGAGGTAGCATTAAATATAACGAGCCCATGAGCAAACACACAACACTTAAAATTGGAGGTGAAGCAGATTATTTTTTTGAACCTGTGGACAAGCAAGATGTGATTGAGTTAGTTCAGTATCATTACAAGAATGGGCTACCGTATTTTGTTTTAGGTAAAGGGAGTAATATTTTAGTTAGCGATAGAGGTATTCGTGGTAGTGTAATTGCTATACGAGATACGTTAAGTTATTTGCAAGTAGAAGGGGAGTATGTTACTGTGGGTGCGGGGTACAATTTGCCGCGATTGGTATTAGATGTAATTGAAATGGGTTTTGAGGGGATTGAAAGTTTAGGGGGGGTTCCAGGTACAGTAGGAGGAGCAGTGATTATGAATGCAGGTGCGTACCAAAGAGAAATTTTTGATGTAATTACTCGGGTAGAGTGTTTGCGTGCAGGCAAGCATCTAAATCTTACTCGGGATGAGGTCAGCTTTGGATATAGGCAGACTGATCTTCGGGATAGTGTTATTTTGGAGATTACAATGCATCTTAAAAAAACGAATGATATTGAGAAAATTAAGCAAAAACGCAAAGTATTATTAGAAAAACGGTATCAGACACAGCCTTTGAATAAGCCGAATGCAGGTAGTATATTCAAAAATCCACCTAATGACTATGCAGGGCGATTGATAGAAGCTTGTGGCTTGAAGGGTTTTCAAATTGGTGGAGCAAAAGTAAGCCCCAAGCATGCTAATTTTTTAATCAATGAAAATAACGCCACCGCAGCAGACATGATAGCGTTAATTGAGAAAGTACGCACTTGCGTTTTTGAAAAATTTAATGTACTTTTGGAATTAGAAGTACAGTTAGTAGGTGAAGGTTTTTAA